One genomic region from Papaver somniferum cultivar HN1 unplaced genomic scaffold, ASM357369v1 unplaced-scaffold_24, whole genome shotgun sequence encodes:
- the LOC113340867 gene encoding uncharacterized protein LOC113340867, with the protein MQYIFKKLWKLPVLPRIAQFICKCLKDILQTRDKLVYVIHNGDYGCLLCSQALETSSHCILHCNLSRAVWFAVLGLHIQADVNPVDWFCEWFDRLKINQIQEEYLCKIAITAWSIWNARCDSTFKGWKINPDSIIMKSKLEIELLKPKNVTIVTNNARQRRTNLHCSPPAIGTHKINVDGSFSYSTKMGGMGLILRDFARTHRGSKCIFLGTALSQEQVECKGLWEALLWAEDMKLDKVIFELDSQLVADAVNRENFNTDWRIYNVILDIKSMLKNKIFWKCNYVPKEKNKVADILANLARVSLLSSVWILSITDEIVTLLQENAQHVTQDS; encoded by the coding sequence ATGcagtatatattcaaaaaactcTGGAAGCTACCTGTGCTGCCTAGAATAGCGCAATTCATATGCAAGTGTCTTAAGGATATCCTGCAGACTAGAGATAAGCTGGTCTATGTGATTCACAATGGAGATTATGGCTGCCTTCTATGTTCTCAAGCACTAGAAACTTCTTCTCACTGTATCTTGCATTGCAATCTCTCAAGAGCAGTTTGGTTTGCTGTTCTAGGTCTTCATATTCAGGCTGATGTTAATCCGGTGGATTGGTTTTGTGAATGGTTTGATAGACTGAAGATTAATCAAATCCAGGAAGAATATCTATGCAAAATAGCAATCACAGCTTGGTCCATATGGAATGCAAGATGTGACAGTACCTTTAAGGGTTGGAAGATCAATCCAGATTCAATCATTATGAAAAGTAAACTAGAAATAGAACTGTTAAAACCAAAAAATGTCACTATTGTCACTAATAATGCTAGACAAAGGAGGACAAATCTTCACTGTAGTCCACCTGCTATAGGCACTCATaaaattaatgttgatggttCTTTCAGTTATTCTACTAAAATGGGAGGAATGGGACTAATTCTTCGTGATTTTGCAAGAACTCACAGGGGCTCCAAATGCATCTTCCTAGGGACGGCGTTGAGTCAAGAACAGGTGGAATGTAAGGGATTATGGGAGGCTTTACTATGGGCAGAGGATATGAAGTTAGACAAGGTGATATTTGAATTGGACTCACAATTAGTAGCTGATGCAGTGAATCGAGAAAATTTCAACACAGATTGGAGAATATATAACGTGATTTTGGATATAAAAAGTATGctcaagaataaaattttctgGAAGTGTAACTATGTACCGAAGGAAAAAAATAAGGTGGCTGATATATTAGCAAATTTAGCTAGAGTCTCTCTTCTAAGTAGTGTTTGGATTTTATCTATTACTGATGAGATTGTAACTCTATTACAAGAAAATGCGCAACATGTAACACAAGACTCTTAA